One genomic window of Dermacentor andersoni chromosome 8, qqDerAnde1_hic_scaffold, whole genome shotgun sequence includes the following:
- the LOC129383493 gene encoding uncharacterized protein yields MGPFAVALCLLAVTLAASSQADGSFFAAKLGKRTYFSEDEVCSEALQRKVRWAGGRFTRRYFGYWPLRGDPESRTNESSLLELNLFTPTVADMRIHGCSMEMNVSAILIGAAELVLPAATEEVRILGSGHVVAKISWPGPRVDNASLTAFRFLVQPSESEDSGHAKLIAQATEDLLMNRISKQLPEFFLRVMGTGSSRRRNQIHHRNRTMPPLPCPMGLQQYRLPRSNYTIVC; encoded by the exons ATGGGACCGTTCGCTGTTGCACTGTGCCTGTTGGCAGTAACGCTAGCAGCGTCTTCCCAAGCCG ATGGCTCATTCTTCGCCGCGAAGCTGGGGAAGCGCACCTACTTCTCAGAGGACGAAGTGTGCAGCGAGGCCCTGCAGCGGAAAGTGCGTTGGGCAGGCGGCCGTTTCACCCGCCGCTACTTTGGCTACTGGCCGCTGCGTGGAGACCCCGAGAGTAGGACCAACGAGTCTTCGCTGCTCGAGCTGAACCTGTTCACGCCGACGGTCGCGGACATGCGCATCCACGGCTGCTCTATGGAAATGAACGTCTCCGCGATTCTCATCGGAGCAGCCGAGCTGGTGTTGCCCGCAGCCACGGAGGAAGTCCGAATTTTGGGCTCCGGCCATGTCGTGGCAAAG ATCTCGTGGCCCGGACCTCGAGTGGACAACGCTTCCTTAACCGCCTTCCGCTTTCTCGTTCAACCATCGGAGAGTGAAGACTCAGGACACGCCAAGTTGATCGCGCAG GCCACCGAAGATCTTTTGATGAACAGGATCTCCAAGCAGCTGCCCGAGTTTTTTCTGCGGGTAATGGGCACCGGGTCATCAAGACGGAGGAACCAAATCCACCACAGAAATCGCACGATGCCACCGCTGCCTTGTCCAATGGGGCTCCAACAGTATAGGCTGCCTCGGTCAAACTACACGATAGTCTGCTGA